Sequence from the Kineosporia succinea genome:
CGTGATGGCCGCCCCGGCCGGAGAGGGCAGGGTGGCCTGGCCCGGGTCCGGGATCGGGTCGCCGATGGTGAGCGGCGACGCGGACGGTATCTGCGGCAGGGCTTCCCGCACGGCCCCGATGGCGGCCTGGGCCGCGGCGTCCCGGTTGCCGGCGTCGCCACTGCGCTGCTCGGGAACCAGGGGTGAGGCGGAGAAAGACATGAGGGGTCCTCGGTGTGCGTGAGTCAGTGAGTCGAGGTGGCTTCCATGCTTTTCTCGGCCGCATCCCTGCGCTGATTGAGCTGTCCGGGTGATGGATCCTCACAAGGCTTTCGGAGGATGCCCGGGTGTCGTTCGTACTCCCTATTGCGTCCTACTGTTCGCCGGGGTCCACGATCAGAGCCGCCAGCTGCTTCCCGGAGGCGCCCGGGATCGCGTACCCGAAGGTGGATGCGGCCGAGGTCACCTCCAGAGGCTTGGAGGTGCGGTGCCCGAGTCCGATCACGTCACCGACGGCCAGCCGGCCGATCTGCGACGAGCTCATCCGGATCGGGTCGAAGCGGATCGACACGTCCACCTCCACGTCGTTGAGACGCTGAGTGGTCTTGGCGGCCGCGGCGGATCGCTGCTTCTGCTTCTCGCCGCGGTCCTGCGCCCGGGTCGCCTGCTCGAGGGCCGGCTGCAGCATCGCGTACGGCATGCACAGGTCCATCGTGCTGATCCGCTCACCCACGGCCAGCTGCATGCGCGCCACGATCACCGGGTCGGTGGCCGCGGCGGCCTGCACGAACTGGGCGTTGCTCTCGAGCGTCAGCAGCTGCGGACGGGTGACCGCGATCGGCTCCATGGCGTACGCGAGTTCACGCAGCGCACGGCCCAGGAGATGCCGCACGAGCGTCTGCTCGATGTCGGTCAGCTGGCGCTCGGGTTGCTCGTCGAGCCCACTGCCACCCAGCAGATGGTCGATCATGACCATCAGAGTGCTCAGGTCGAGACTCATCAAAGCCTTGCCCTGCAACGGTTCCAGCGACATGACAGCACAGACGTTCGCCTCGGGCAGGCCGGAGAGATACTCGTCGTAACTCATCTCCTCGACCTGAATGAGGCTGAGGACACTGACTGCCCGAAGACTGGTCGTCAGCACGGTGGTGCCCTGCCGGCCGAAGGTCTGCATCGCGACCTTCAGCAGGTGGGCATCCTCCCGCGCCAGGCGCACCGGCCGGCGGAAGTCATAGGTTCGAGCACCTGCCCGTGGGCGTCTGCCTGTGCTGGTCGCCTGATCGGAGTAGCCCACGAAAGGACCATCGGTGAGAGGGGCCGGGTCCTTTAACCAGTGAGCCGGGCCAGCGTGCGAACAAGATCGGACGTGATCCCGGCGGGCCACCGGAAGTGCGGCAGTACCGCTCGCTGATGGGCCAGTCCGTGCAGGCCGAGCCAGAGCGCGACGGCGTCCACCGCGGGGTCGGGGGCCCCGCAGTCCTCGAGGCACCGACGCAGAGTGCCTGTCACCCCGGCCGGATCGCCCCCGCCGCCGAACATCGTGCGGTAGCGCTCCGGGTGGCCGGCCGCGAAGTCCAGGTAGGCCGTGCAGACCGCTTCCAGGCGGTGCCGCGGCCCGGAGGGCCCCCGGGCGGCGAGCAGGTCCGCCTCGAGCTGGGCGAAGCTCCGGTGCACCACTGCGAGCAGCACGGCCTCCCGGTCGGGGAAGTGCGGGTAGATCGACGGGGCCGCGATCCCCACCCGGCGGGCCA
This genomic interval carries:
- a CDS encoding flagellar motor switch protein FliM — translated: MARRDHVRSCSHAGPAHWLKDPAPLTDGPFVGYSDQATSTGRRPRAGARTYDFRRPVRLAREDAHLLKVAMQTFGRQGTTVLTTSLRAVSVLSLIQVEEMSYDEYLSGLPEANVCAVMSLEPLQGKALMSLDLSTLMVMIDHLLGGSGLDEQPERQLTDIEQTLVRHLLGRALRELAYAMEPIAVTRPQLLTLESNAQFVQAAAATDPVIVARMQLAVGERISTMDLCMPYAMLQPALEQATRAQDRGEKQKQRSAAAAKTTQRLNDVEVDVSIRFDPIRMSSSQIGRLAVGDVIGLGHRTSKPLEVTSAASTFGYAIPGASGKQLAALIVDPGEQ
- a CDS encoding TetR/AcrR family transcriptional regulator, which encodes MRKEQVRARNRRGEGARLREEIVEAAVELMDASGDGRGVTLRSVARRVGIAAPSIYPHFPDREAVLLAVVHRSFAQLEADLLAARGPSGPRHRLEAVCTAYLDFAAGHPERYRTMFGGGGDPAGVTGTLRRCLEDCGAPDPAVDAVALWLGLHGLAHQRAVLPHFRWPAGITSDLVRTLARLTG